A single Penaeus chinensis breed Huanghai No. 1 chromosome 7, ASM1920278v2, whole genome shotgun sequence DNA region contains:
- the LOC125026900 gene encoding uncharacterized protein LOC125026900, whose product MTLPQETEPHAHRGVKERISGKETTWEILSEKMRSVGKVVLGETSGKAPKVGKDTWWWNEEVQQAIAEKRNSKRTRDQSQSDEAAQQYKAAAGRKRKWRKQKVRHIKIFIRRGKMHNTSSTSRESLGSQQGGVKRAIKRMKTGKAVGPNGIPMETWKSFGEGVEWLTKILNTVPDD is encoded by the exons atgacccttcCTCAGGAAaccgagccacatgcccatagaggg gtaaaagaaagaataagtggCAAGGAGACTACCTGGGAGATACTGAGTGAGAAGATGAGAAGTGTGGGTAAAGTAGTGCTCGGAGAAACATCAGGAAAGGCACCAAAGGTGGGTAAAGACACATGGTGGTGGAATGAGGAAGTGCAACAGGCAATAGCAGAAAAGAGAAACAGTAAAAGGACGAGGGATCAATCGCAGTCCGATGAGGCAGCACAGCAATACAAGGCAGCAGCAGGGCGAAAACGGAAGTGGCGAAAGCAAAAAGTGAGGCACATAAAGATCTTTATAAGAA GAGGAAAGATGCACAACACCAGCAGCACATCCCGGGAAAGTCTCGGAAGTCAGCAAGGAGGAGTAAAAAGAGCGATAAAAAGGATGAAGACAGGGAAGGCTGTAGGTCCTAATGGGATACCTATGGAGACCTGGAAGTCTTTTGGAGAAGGCGTAGAGTGGTTGACAAAGATTCTCAATACAGTGCCTGACGATTAG